A window of Cryptomeria japonica chromosome 3, Sugi_1.0, whole genome shotgun sequence contains these coding sequences:
- the LOC131035549 gene encoding WAT1-related protein At5g47470, with amino-acid sequence MYGLGGSVFGLEDLAIYATLVGSQISIAVISVLLGNQLAKGSNPLIFVAYTNAFGGLVLSPFAFFLEKNKRTKLNFSLLGRLIVLSLGGVCAFQTLLLMGLKETSPSFFSAMPNLSPAIIFVMAWAFGMEKVDIKSANSQFKIVGTVLCVGGAMAMSFLHGPALSQLWPSSDPHSENIIPNFLHEGNSDQTVTGCIYLLTAVTIMSSAMIIQAETLKRFPAPLSMSALTALLGSFETAALIMFLDKGVAASSWSLDWTGVVTVMSGGIIGNAMLATLLLWCVQKRGPVFVSTFNPISTVCSAILSSFILGETLHLGSAIGVMLIIGGLYLVLWGKRKDIIISEKTFSDEEEQLNTSQKTTTDIKKPLLC; translated from the exons ATGTACGGTCTGGGAGGCTCTGTTTTTGGCTTAGAGGATTTAGCCATCTATGCTACCTTAGTGGGTTCTCAGATTTCTATTGCTGTCATCTCTGTTCTCTTGGGAAATCAATTGGCAAAGGGTTcaaatcctttgatttttgtggctTATACCAATGCCTTTGGGGGCCTGGTACTCAGTCCGTTTGCCTTCTTCCTTGAAAA AAACAAGCGGACCAAACTGAATTTTTCTCTGTTGGGTCGACTGATTGTGCTCTCTCTAGGCGG AGTGTGTGCATTTCAAACATTGTTATTAATGGGCTTGAAGGAAACGTCTCCTTCCTTCTTTTCGGCAATGCCCAACTTGTCACCTGCAATTATTTTCGTCATGGCATGGGCTTTTGG AATGGAGAAAGTAGACATTAAGTCTGCTAATAGCCAATTTAAGATTGTGGGTACAGTGCTTTGTGTGGGTGGAGCAATGGCCATGAGTTTCCTGCATGGTCCTGCTCTAAGCCAGCTCTGGCCTTCATCAGACCCTCATTCAGAAAACATTATCCCTAACTTTCTACATGAGGGGAATTCAGACCAAACTGTTACAGGATGCATTTACCTCTTAACAGCTGTGACAATCATGTCATCTGCTATGATAATACAG GCTGAGACATTGAAAAGGTTTCCAGCCCCGTTATCCATGTCAGCACTCACAGCACTTCTTGGCTCCTTTGAAACTGCTGCCTTGATAATGTTTCTGGACAAGGGTGTTGCTGCATCATCATGGTCTCTGGATTGGACTGGGGTTGTGACTGTTATGTCTGGG GGAATCATTGGCAATGCAATGCTTGCTACTTTGCTACTTTGGTGCGTTCAGAAAAGAGGACCTGTATTTGTGTCAACATTCAACCCTATCTCTACTGTTTGCTCTGCTATCTTATCATCCTTCATTTTAGGGGAAACCCTGCATCTGGGAAG TGCAATTGGCGTGATGTTGATAATTGGGGGTCTGTATCTAGTTCTATGGGGCAAGAGAAAAGACATTATTATTTCTGAAAAAACATTTTCAGACGAAGAAGAGCAATTAAACACTTCTCAGAAAACAACAACAGATATAAAAAAACCTCTATTATGTTGA